AGATTGGCACCATTATCAATGAATTCTCCAACGGAGGAATAGGGTAGAGTAGTAAGTAAATCATCACCTGTGCCGTTAAAGCGGTACACTAAAAAGCTATCGATATAGGTGGTGTTTCGTTTTTCCCAAATCAGAATGTTTTCATTGAAATTGGTATTTACGGAGGCCATGCATAATTCCTGCACAGGTAAAAAGGTGCACATTGGATACACATACACCGATCCGCTATTGGTACCATTATCGTCGTTAAACGGTGCGCCGATGACGATATCCATATTGTCGACCACTGTACATATTCCGTAATTATCATTGGTATTAGCATCGGTAGCGCGCAATGGAAATTCAAACATCCAATTGCTTCCTGTATATCTGTAGATATAAACAGATCCACTTTCCGATCCTAAATCATCATCATGAAATGCACCGGCAACAATGGTTTTTCCTGAAATGGAAACGGAATAACCTAACCAGTCATCCGTAGCACCATCAGGGGCTGATAATACTTGTTCCTGATTCCAGCTATTTCCAGTTCTGCGATACACATATGCAGCTCCACTTGCAGAAGCTAATACATCTTTTCCATAGGCGCCGATAACTGCCAGACTATCATTAATGCCCACGGAAAAACCAAAAGCATCACCTGGTTGACCGTCTGCCGGAAATATTTTTTGTTCCAGCGAAAACATGCCGCCATTCCATGAAAAAATATAAGCCGATCCGGAATTAACGCCCATATCGTCATCCTGGTATGCACCTACAATCAAACGGTCCTTGTGGATGTCCACATTGTATCCAAAGAAGTCATCGATCTGAGGAGCAGTCCCACTTAATTTTTGCAATTGGGGCCAATTGATTCCGTTGTATTTGAAGATGTAAACCGCTCCATTACCTGTTCCTGAAATCACCGAGCGATAGGATCCTACCACTGCAATGCTATCGTAAACAGATACCGAATATCCGAATTCATCTCCTGCAGCTCCGTCGCTGGCAATCAGCTTATCTTCCTGCACCCAAATGGAACCATTGTGGCGGAAAATATATGCTGCCCCGGCATTGATTCCGTTTTCATCATCGAGGCAAGCACCTACAATGGCAACATCACCAAAAAGATCAACCGAAATTCCAAAACGATCATCCTGATCCGGATCCAAAGGGGTTACCTTTTGTTCCATGGTCCAGGTTCCATTATTTTCTCTGTAGAAGTATACCGTTCCGCAACCGGGATTGATATCGTTATTTTTAGGAGCACCCGCCAATACCACATTTCCCCATTTGGCAACAGCATCTCCGAATTCGTCGGAAGCTGCACCATCGGGAGCCAGTAACTTTGTTTCGGTTTGCGAAAAACCAAAAAAAGGAATCAGGGTCAACAGGCAGGCAGGTAGTATTCTCATTTCTCTATTAAGATACGGCAAAAATCGGACAAATACTTGATATTTCTGAAAACTTTGTAGATTTACCTAATGCAAACTATACGGTCGTTTTTTCGAATCATTGAATATCTGGCAATTGCGGGAATTCTCGTGATGGGCGTACTGTTTATGACCGGGCATCTTTCCATTTTTAACGACATTAAACTATTCCTTACCCTGTTTGATGTGTTGCTGGTGCTGTTTATTTTTCTGAATTGTACCGACGATTACAAAACACCTTTCGAAAAGTTATTCAGATTTATTGGCTGGATGGTCCTTTTATCGGGGGTGGTTTTGATTTTTATCATTTACGAAAGCGTGAAACCGGATGCTTATTGGCCTTGGTTAAATACGGTTTTGGTGTTGGGACTTTTTGCTGCTCAATTATCTGAAATCAATGAGCTGAAACGTTCAAACGATTTATTAAAGCTGATTAATTTTTTGGTTACCCTTGCTGCCTTCGTGGTAATGATCATGCTGATTCACGGTAAAGCCATGCCGCTGATTTTATTGTTTGGATTACTGGGAGCAAATCTCGTTACCGTATTAGCTACGGTATTGACCGGTAAACTGAAGTAATTATTTTTTCTGCCAAACCCAAGCTTCCAGGTTTTCTTTTGATTTGAGTGTCGACAATGCCTCAGTTGCTTCTTCTTTGGAATTAAATCCTCCAACTGCAGCATAGTGGAATCCATTGCTATTATCAATTACTTCGCAGGCGTATCCTTTTTTCTTGAGGTTATCGACCTGACGTTTAGCGTTGGCTTCATTTTTAAATGAACCGGTAATTGCAAAATAATTACCACCGGATGAAACGATTACTTTTTCGGTTTTGACTTCCTTTATTTCTTTGGCTTCCGCTTCTTTTTTCTTTTCTGTTTTTAATGCAACAGTGGTGGAAGATTTGAGAATGTTTTCGGAGCCGGATGCAGGATTGGATGCAGCAGTTTTATCAGGGAAAATTCGCGTGATGCCGCTGAATAAATCATCCACCGCGGGTCCAAAATTAAAATATTCGGCCAGTGTATATTTTGTTTCCGGTTGATCTAAATCTTCATACACCATCAAACATCCGGAATAACAAGCTACCCAAACTTCATTGTTGCGTTCATCGTAAGTTATGCCAATGGGATTCTTAGCGGTTTCTGCTTTTTCTACAACGGAAAACGATTTTAAATCCACTTTTGTGATTTGAGCAGAGGAATAATTTACCACATACAAATAGCGATCGTCGTTACCGATGGTCATGCTTCGCGGTGTTCCTCCAATGTGCAGTTTTCGAACTGCGCGGTCTTTAATTCGTATGGCAGCGATGTCGCCATCGGAGTTGAGGCTTACGTACAAAACCGAATCTTTGGAATCGATGCAAAGGTGACGCGGTCCTTTCCCTATGTCGCAAAATTTTTCACTGGAATAATCGGTGAGGTTTAATCGTTTTATGATGGTGCTGCCCATAATGGCGATGTAGGCATATTTGCTTTCTGAGTCGAT
The sequence above is drawn from the Flavobacteriales bacterium genome and encodes:
- a CDS encoding T9SS type A sorting domain-containing protein; translated protein: MRILPACLLTLIPFFGFSQTETKLLAPDGAASDEFGDAVAKWGNVVLAGAPKNNDINPGCGTVYFYRENNGTWTMEQKVTPLDPDQDDRFGISVDLFGDVAIVGACLDDENGINAGAAYIFRHNGSIWVQEDKLIASDGAAGDEFGYSVSVYDSIAVVGSYRSVISGTGNGAVYIFKYNGINWPQLQKLSGTAPQIDDFFGYNVDIHKDRLIVGAYQDDDMGVNSGSAYIFSWNGGMFSLEQKIFPADGQPGDAFGFSVGINDSLAVIGAYGKDVLASASGAAYVYRRTGNSWNQEQVLSAPDGATDDWLGYSVSISGKTIVAGAFHDDDLGSESGSVYIYRYTGSNWMFEFPLRATDANTNDNYGICTVVDNMDIVIGAPFNDDNGTNSGSVYVYPMCTFLPVQELCMASVNTNFNENILIWEKRNTTYIDSFLVYRFNGTGDDLLTTLPYSSVGEFIDNGANLIASGYSYHLTTKNVCNVESQAGSYHKTIHLTTTPGSPGQTILNWDVQLGFSFPYYRVWRDTTGTGAFHLIYATLNSQFTYTDNSAPLTTPLDYYIEVQRSAGACMNGQTSRVSAYSNKSNPALSSISESTNDLKFSLYPNPSQGILNVKFENSENTSATISLIDLSGKLVYTTTTKENHQLILLHEIPFGYYFVKLETGQKTAVLPMVYIP
- a CDS encoding SPOR domain-containing protein, which gives rise to MRLRIYITGVFIVVTGLSVWGGNGDTTLILKKTLRGGLSPKSVVHNGNGLFFAQNMMYNHTISVYDQHYNLRKTISDRVKLSEFGYADKNGSYRGAPVECAFSPDGKYAYVSNYFMEGEGYSNPGCDECYGKDFDESYIYKINTSSLAIESVFPAGSVPKYVSVTPDGKKLLVSNWSSGDISIIDLNTEKLIKKVNAGRFPRGISIDSESKYAYIAIMGSTIIKRLNLTDYSSEKFCDIGKGPRHLCIDSKDSVLYVSLNSDGDIAAIRIKDRAVRKLHIGGTPRSMTIGNDDRYLYVVNYSSAQITKVDLKSFSVVEKAETAKNPIGITYDERNNEVWVACYSGCLMVYEDLDQPETKYTLAEYFNFGPAVDDLFSGITRIFPDKTAASNPASGSENILKSSTTVALKTEKKKEAEAKEIKEVKTEKVIVSSGGNYFAITGSFKNEANAKRQVDNLKKKGYACEVIDNSNGFHYAAVGGFNSKEEATEALSTLKSKENLEAWVWQKK